ACGCGTTCGATCATTCGCGAACATCTGCCGCACGCTTCAGAAGAAGAATTACAAATCTGGTTTGAAGAATTGCAGGGTGTGCCTCACAAGGTGGCCTCGGATCTGCTTTCGATTCGCAAGTTGCTGCAGCCGAAAAGTGCAATGAAAATTCCCGAAGAGAAGTGGGAGCAGCCGCTCAGAGGTTTTGAAGGGACGGCTCCACAACAGCCGGTTTCATCATCAAACGGTGGGCACTCCGATGAAACGGGCTTTATCGGCTTTTCCTCGAAAGCGGATCGCGATGAACTGATGCAACGGCTCAAGCCGACCGTGGATGCACTGCGGCTGTCGCGTGATGTGATTGTGAATAATATTGCGAATGCCGGAACGATTGGGTTCAAGCGTTCTTATGTGGAATTCGAAGCGCTGCCTTATGAATATCTTGAAACACCGGCCAGCGAGGAATCGGATTCGGCACCGCCGATCGCCGTCGGGATGGGAAGTCAGGTGCTGCAAACCCGGGTTTCTCAGACGAATGGCGAACTGATTAAGACAGAACGCGCACTGGATCTTGCTATCGAAGGATCTGGATTTCTGCAGGTCAAGCTGGGGGAACTAACGGCGTTTACTCGATCAGGGCGTTTGATGTTTGACGGTGAGCGACGGCTTTGTATTCGAGGTTCGCAGATTAATTATCTAATTCTGCCTGAGATCACGCTGCCCGCCGAAGCCCATTCAGTTCAGATTTCTGAGACTGGTGTTGTGACGGCTGTAGTTTCGGAAGACAAAAAAGAACAGGAACAAACGGTGGGGAAGATCTCGCTTGTCTGTTTTACGGATGCGAGTGAACTATTTCCACGCGAGTCCT
This genomic interval from Gimesia alba contains the following:
- a CDS encoding flagellar hook-basal body protein; this encodes MRKNFERIIFAVSVCVLSGVLFIQGVLYLRDLGFADEASTLTAAIDGSSAKAPNELAVAETNECPFPIDQTLIPVELALAEENNEPAVSDEFTADGPAINGPALEAPGRIEENSIPELEKSGPSLPLFTKPSQEFPQTPGPLMPPLNAEPLSNSKKHSNSKEDQITRSIIREHLPHASEEELQIWFEELQGVPHKVASDLLSIRKLLQPKSAMKIPEEKWEQPLRGFEGTAPQQPVSSSNGGHSDETGFIGFSSKADRDELMQRLKPTVDALRLSRDVIVNNIANAGTIGFKRSYVEFEALPYEYLETPASEESDSAPPIAVGMGSQVLQTRVSQTNGELIKTERALDLAIEGSGFLQVKLGELTAFTRSGRLMFDGERRLCIRGSQINYLILPEITLPAEAHSVQISETGVVTAVVSEDKKEQEQTVGKISLVCFTDASELFPRESCLFVATPRSGEPRVVSPGAKGAGLVRAGVLETSNVSIPEELEALSLIKQRLDALKTVYSTEPQEPVRADLGLPADRIARPGDQRLQRGSRPILK